DNA from Halorarum salinum:
CTCGAGACCGACTACGAGGTGACGCGCGCGCAGTTCCACGACACGGCGCCGCTCGCGGCGCTCCTGCTGTTCACCATCGCGCTCGGGGTCGCCCCCGAGACGTTCTTCGACATGATCACCGACGCCGTCGTCCCGATGCTCGGAGGTGGTGCGTAGATGTCCGTGATGGAGGGTCTGGTCGCGCTCTCGCCGGCGCTGGCGCTCGCGGTCACGGGCCTGCTGGTGCTGCTCGTCAACACCGTCTACCCGAACGACACGAAGGCGACGCTGCTCGCGGTGCTCTCGGCGGGCGGCGCGCTCGCCTCCCTCGCGGCGGCGGGCGCCCTGCTGACGGGTGCGGGTGCGGTCCTGAGCGGTCCGGACGACAGCGTCGCGCTGTACGCCGACGCGGTCGTCGTCGACGGCATGTCACTGTTCTTCGCGGCCGTGTTCGCCTCCGTGACGGCGCTGGTCGTCGTCGCGAGCTTCGACTACCTCGCCGAGAACCCGCACCGCGCGGAGTTCTACAGCCTCACGCTGTTCGCCGCGACCGGCATGGCGCTGATGGCCTCGGCGAACTCGCTCGCGGTCGCGTTCATCGCGCTCGAACTGGCCTCGCTGCCGTCGTACACGCTCGTCGCGTTCCTCAAGTCGAACCGCGGGAGCGTCGAGGCGGGGCTGAAGTACTTCCTCGTCGGCGCGCTCTCCTCGGCGGTGTTCGTCTTCGGGATCTCGCTCGTCTACGCGGCGACCGGGAGCCTCCTGCTCCCCGAGGTCGCGTCCGGCCTGGCCGAGGCGGGCGACGGGCTCGCGGGCGTCGCGGGCATCGGCATCCTGATGATCGCCGGCGGGGTCGCGTTCAAGACCGCCTCCGTCCCGTTCCACTTCTGGGCGCCGGAGGCGTACGAGGGCGCGCCCGCGCCCGTCAGCGCGTTCCTCTCGTCGGCCTCGAAGGCCGCCGGCTTCGCGCTGGCGTTCCGCGTGTTCGTCGTCGGCTTCCCGCTCGCCGACGTGAGCGCCTCGGTCGACTGGGTGCTGCTGTTCCAGGTGCTCGCGGTCGCCACGATGACGCTCGGCAACTTCGCGGCCGCGACCCAGGAGAACGTCAAGCGCATGCTGGCGTACTCCTCCATCGGCCACGCGGGCTACGCGCT
Protein-coding regions in this window:
- a CDS encoding NADH-quinone oxidoreductase subunit N, with the protein product MSVMEGLVALSPALALAVTGLLVLLVNTVYPNDTKATLLAVLSAGGALASLAAAGALLTGAGAVLSGPDDSVALYADAVVVDGMSLFFAAVFASVTALVVVASFDYLAENPHRAEFYSLTLFAATGMALMASANSLAVAFIALELASLPSYTLVAFLKSNRGSVEAGLKYFLVGALSSAVFVFGISLVYAATGSLLLPEVASGLAEAGDGLAGVAGIGILMIAGGVAFKTASVPFHFWAPEAYEGAPAPVSAFLSSASKAAGFALAFRVFVVGFPLADVSASVDWVLLFQVLAVATMTLGNFAAATQENVKRMLAYSSIGHAGYALIGLAAWTQAAGGSVLGASMAHLLVYGFMNTGAFLFVALAEHWEIGRTFEDYAGLGARAPMASVAMSVFMFSLAGLPPFGGFFSKYFLFAAAVGAGYWWLAAVGAINSALSLFYYSRVVKALWFDEATTEFDLGETPTALYAAVVFAAVATLLLLPGFGPVIETAEAAAAALVP